A stretch of Endozoicomonas sp. SCSIO W0465 DNA encodes these proteins:
- a CDS encoding IS1380 family transposase: MTKHTQETLRFHPVNGKTVRADFNGGELSSDFGALLLHEMAIRSELIPRLVKAIQDKRHQSYIDHSMQDLLTQRVLQMACGYQDANDSNHLRKDPMFKLAVGRSPLNAETHLASAPTCSRLGKGLSRRDIYDLAYAFAEHFLSSYKKPPKLAVIDLDHTASLTHGAQQYSLFNTKYGNTCYLPLMIFEGLSGKLITAILRPGKTPSGRENAAIVKRLLTLIRQSWPKTQLIIRGDSHFSQPELMRVVEQDKAADYVLGKGAGHPTALRPMSDESMAEARLCLQARTAYARLNKCNCSAPPHKSGIF, encoded by the coding sequence ATGACGAAACATACACAAGAAACCCTTCGTTTTCACCCTGTTAATGGTAAAACTGTCAGAGCTGACTTTAACGGAGGAGAGTTGTCCTCCGATTTTGGCGCGCTGTTACTGCATGAAATGGCCATCCGCAGTGAGCTAATTCCCCGGCTCGTCAAGGCAATCCAGGACAAACGACATCAATCCTATATTGACCATTCCATGCAGGATCTTCTGACGCAACGAGTGCTTCAAATGGCCTGCGGATATCAGGATGCCAATGACAGCAACCATTTGCGCAAGGACCCGATGTTCAAGCTGGCTGTCGGTCGCAGTCCTCTGAATGCCGAGACCCATCTGGCATCAGCCCCCACATGTTCACGACTCGGGAAGGGCTTGTCCCGCAGGGATATATACGACCTGGCCTACGCCTTTGCAGAGCATTTTCTCAGCAGCTATAAAAAACCGCCCAAGCTGGCAGTCATTGATCTGGACCACACAGCCAGCCTGACCCACGGCGCTCAACAGTACAGCTTGTTCAACACCAAATACGGCAATACCTGCTATTTGCCACTGATGATTTTTGAAGGCTTGAGCGGGAAGTTGATTACAGCCATTCTGCGGCCAGGGAAAACACCCTCAGGACGGGAAAATGCCGCCATTGTTAAACGTCTTTTGACGCTGATCCGGCAGTCATGGCCGAAAACACAGCTCATCATCCGGGGAGACAGTCACTTTTCCCAGCCGGAGCTGATGCGCGTTGTTGAGCAGGATAAAGCTGCTGATTACGTGCTGGGTAAAGGCGCTGGGCATCCAACGGCCTTACGGCCAATGTCGGATGAAAGCATGGCGGAAGCTCGCCTCTGCCTGCAAGCACGAACAGCTTACGCTCGATTGAATAAGTGTAACTGTTCAGCACCCCCACATAAATCTGGAATTTTCTGA
- a CDS encoding IS66 family transposase: MIPELPATMSAEILLKENAELRMRVACLEERCRELEEKVGKNSQNSSKPPSSDGYQKPCKNSNSPDHSDDLSADKGTDPSDEKPNPKSLRQSSGNKAGGKKGHQGTCLKQVDIPDYIEYLPVKECNKCQASLLDSEPVKYIERQVFEPGRPGEFEVTAHRAEVKICTCGCRNQAEFPEGVTAAAQYGSATQAMAVYLNQYHFLPFKRVSEYFNTLYKMSVSAGTVANFVARTYENLASTEEVIRDALRESSVAGADETGMRAEGSLHWLHVMRDEQWTLYYLSEKRGREAMDTMGILLTFAGVLVHDHWKSYFAYAATHVLCNAHHLRELLGVVDRDSNQLALRLMKLLRLSWHYCKGFKTIGMLQMPSVVCERIEKIYDRLLQRALMKEVVYMEKQREELKRKKVKNTKAYNLFKRLTEFKAETLRFMSDFTIPFDNNGSERDVRMAKLKQKISGCFRSADGGSMFARIRSYLSSARKQGMDIYQSLHRAVRNYCNMPLLSAE; encoded by the coding sequence ATGATTCCAGAACTACCCGCAACTATGTCGGCTGAGATTCTCTTGAAAGAGAATGCAGAGCTGCGGATGAGAGTTGCCTGTCTGGAAGAGCGATGTCGAGAATTGGAAGAAAAGGTTGGCAAGAACAGTCAAAACAGCAGCAAGCCGCCATCGTCTGATGGTTATCAAAAACCTTGTAAAAACAGTAATTCTCCAGATCATTCTGACGACCTTTCCGCAGATAAAGGTACCGATCCATCGGATGAAAAACCCAATCCTAAAAGTCTGAGACAGTCTTCTGGTAATAAAGCCGGTGGAAAGAAAGGGCATCAGGGCACTTGTCTTAAACAGGTCGATATCCCTGACTATATTGAGTACCTTCCGGTTAAAGAATGCAATAAATGTCAGGCGTCTCTTCTTGATAGTGAGCCGGTCAAATATATTGAACGACAGGTGTTTGAACCAGGGAGACCGGGTGAATTTGAAGTAACGGCCCATAGAGCTGAAGTAAAAATCTGCACTTGTGGTTGTCGGAATCAGGCTGAATTCCCGGAAGGTGTTACCGCTGCCGCACAATATGGCTCAGCCACACAGGCTATGGCCGTCTATCTTAACCAATACCATTTCCTGCCTTTTAAGCGCGTGTCAGAGTATTTTAATACTCTCTATAAAATGAGTGTAAGTGCAGGCACTGTCGCCAATTTTGTGGCCAGAACCTATGAAAATCTGGCTTCTACTGAAGAGGTTATTCGTGACGCCTTGCGGGAATCGTCTGTTGCCGGAGCCGATGAAACGGGTATGCGGGCCGAGGGCTCTTTGCACTGGCTACACGTTATGCGGGATGAACAATGGACGCTCTACTACTTGTCTGAAAAGCGAGGTCGTGAGGCCATGGACACGATGGGCATACTGCTAACATTTGCAGGCGTTCTGGTTCATGATCATTGGAAATCCTATTTTGCATATGCGGCAACTCACGTACTTTGCAATGCCCATCACCTGAGGGAGCTTTTGGGTGTTGTTGATAGGGACAGCAATCAACTGGCGTTGCGATTGATGAAGCTACTGAGGCTTTCCTGGCATTACTGCAAGGGCTTTAAGACCATAGGTATGCTACAGATGCCAAGTGTTGTCTGTGAACGAATCGAGAAGATTTATGACCGGTTGCTTCAGCGGGCTCTAATGAAAGAAGTCGTCTATATGGAGAAGCAACGAGAGGAGCTTAAGCGCAAGAAAGTCAAGAATACTAAAGCTTACAATCTCTTCAAACGACTCACTGAGTTCAAGGCTGAGACACTGCGCTTCATGTCAGATTTTACCATTCCCTTCGATAACAATGGCAGTGAGCGGGATGTTCGAATGGCCAAGTTAAAGCAGAAAATCTCAGGCTGCTTCAGGAGTGCAGACGGTGGTTCTATGTTTGCACGGATTCGCAGCTATTTGTCGTCTGCCAGAAAACAGGGAATGGACATATATCAATCACTTCATAGAGCTGTTCGGAATTACTGTAATATGCCTTTGCTCAGTGCTGAATAG
- a CDS encoding transposase — MRLYGEAQYQAKSWKGLDTRVIYKAEVNQMGDNPRFVVTSIKNASARCIYEQFYCPRGQDENYIKHLKNDLSCDRTSDMSFRANALRMYYACAAYVLHYEMRTTVLKDTEMQRAQPSTVIAKLFKIAVKVVEYKDRVKLHLPSSNPMKVLLQRVTEAFAAIPVLRPG; from the coding sequence GTGCGTCTGTATGGCGAGGCACAGTATCAGGCGAAGAGCTGGAAAGGGCTGGATACACGTGTCATATATAAGGCTGAAGTGAACCAGATGGGTGATAACCCTCGCTTTGTTGTAACCTCCATCAAGAATGCCTCGGCCCGGTGCATTTATGAGCAGTTCTATTGTCCCAGAGGACAGGATGAAAACTACATCAAACACCTGAAAAATGATCTGTCCTGTGATCGGACATCGGATATGAGCTTTCGGGCGAATGCATTGCGTATGTACTACGCCTGTGCCGCGTACGTTCTGCATTACGAAATGAGAACCACTGTATTGAAGGATACAGAGATGCAGAGGGCTCAGCCTTCAACAGTGATCGCCAAGCTGTTCAAAATTGCCGTTAAGGTGGTGGAGTATAAAGACCGTGTGAAGCTGCATCTGCCCAGCAGTAACCCAATGAAAGTGTTGCTACAACGAGTGACGGAAGCTTTTGCTGCCATTCCAGTTCTCAGACCGGGATAA
- a CDS encoding SIMPL domain-containing protein, whose translation MSTGRVSALILGISVFLGLSCLGYLLANAAIDYKLYERSVTVKGLSEREYQADVVIWPIQFSAADNDLKTLYRTIENNTDRIRAFLEKSGIAVDEISLMSPDITDKSANQYGNSSRPEFRYTALQTITVYSGNIDAVRSVMGKLSDLGRDGIVFTGGNYGSQPEYLFTRLNDVKPEMIEEATRKAREVAGKFASDSRSELGKIKRASQGQFSISNRDRNNPHIKKVRVVATIEYYLSD comes from the coding sequence ATGAGTACCGGTAGAGTCAGTGCCCTGATATTGGGCATTTCTGTTTTTCTGGGGCTTTCCTGTCTGGGGTATTTGTTGGCGAATGCAGCCATCGATTACAAGCTGTATGAGAGAAGCGTTACGGTCAAAGGGCTATCGGAGAGGGAGTATCAGGCAGATGTCGTAATCTGGCCGATTCAATTTTCAGCGGCCGATAATGATTTGAAGACACTTTATCGCACGATTGAGAACAATACCGACAGAATCAGGGCGTTTCTGGAGAAGAGTGGCATCGCGGTTGATGAAATCAGTCTGATGTCGCCTGATATTACCGATAAATCAGCTAATCAATATGGCAACAGCAGTCGTCCGGAGTTCCGGTATACCGCTCTGCAAACCATCACTGTCTATTCCGGAAATATTGATGCAGTGCGCTCAGTAATGGGCAAGCTCTCAGACCTTGGGCGAGACGGTATTGTGTTTACCGGTGGTAACTATGGTTCACAGCCAGAGTACCTGTTTACCCGGTTGAATGACGTGAAGCCGGAAATGATTGAGGAGGCAACTCGCAAAGCCCGGGAAGTGGCCGGAAAATTTGCCTCGGATTCCCGGAGTGAGCTGGGGAAAATCAAAAGAGCGTCCCAAGGGCAGTTTTCAATCAGTAACCGTGACCGGAATAACCCGCACATCAAGAAAGTCCGGGTGGTTGCGACCATTGAGTATTATCTCTCCGACTGA
- the prmB gene encoding 50S ribosomal protein L3 N(5)-glutamine methyltransferase, producing the protein MTGSNESCEGLVSIRDFVRWGATRFNEAGLFFGHGSDNALDESLHLIFQVLQLPWDLPDHYLDSRLTHREREKLASLIEERAVSRKPLAYLVNQAWFCAMPFYVDERVLVPRSPMAELILQQFQPWLGDVEVSRVLDLCSGSGCIGIAAAHAFPESQVDLLDISEDALEVANINIDRHELWGRVQAIKSDLFGFFDALPERPKYQLILSNPPYVDAEDMSDMPEEFTHEPALGLAAGDDGLDFARTILAEASDYLDEQGLLVLEVGNSQWALQDEYPEVPFVWPDFDKGGHGVLVLSAEDCRKHQGLFKQRLKAL; encoded by the coding sequence GTGACAGGTTCCAATGAGTCCTGCGAAGGACTGGTGTCTATTCGAGACTTTGTACGCTGGGGAGCAACCCGCTTTAATGAGGCTGGCCTGTTCTTTGGTCATGGCAGTGATAATGCGCTGGATGAGTCGCTGCATCTGATTTTTCAGGTATTGCAGCTGCCCTGGGATCTTCCCGACCACTATCTTGACAGTCGTTTAACCCATCGTGAACGTGAAAAACTGGCCAGCCTGATTGAAGAACGGGCAGTCAGTCGTAAACCCCTGGCCTATCTTGTCAATCAGGCGTGGTTTTGCGCTATGCCATTTTATGTGGATGAGCGGGTGCTGGTGCCCCGTTCTCCCATGGCCGAACTGATTCTTCAGCAGTTTCAGCCATGGCTGGGGGATGTTGAGGTCAGTCGTGTGCTTGACCTGTGTTCAGGTTCCGGTTGTATCGGCATTGCTGCAGCGCATGCTTTTCCTGAGTCCCAGGTTGATCTGCTGGATATTTCTGAAGATGCTCTGGAAGTAGCGAATATCAATATTGATCGCCATGAACTCTGGGGCAGGGTGCAAGCCATTAAGTCTGACCTGTTTGGTTTTTTTGATGCCTTGCCAGAGCGCCCAAAGTATCAATTGATTCTGAGTAATCCCCCTTATGTGGATGCTGAAGATATGTCCGATATGCCGGAAGAATTTACCCACGAACCAGCGCTGGGTCTGGCTGCCGGAGATGATGGGCTTGATTTCGCCCGTACCATTCTGGCGGAGGCGAGTGATTATCTGGATGAACAGGGCCTGCTGGTGCTGGAAGTGGGCAACAGTCAGTGGGCTTTACAGGATGAGTATCCGGAAGTACCGTTTGTCTGGCCTGATTTTGACAAAGGCGGACATGGCGTTCTGGTTTTGTCCGCTGAAGATTGCAGAAAACATCAGGGTTTGTTTAAGCAACGGTTAAAAGCCCTATAA
- the aroC gene encoding chorismate synthase produces the protein MAGNSIGQLFRVTTFGESHGLALGCIVDGCPPGLPLTEADLQVDLDRRKPGTSRFTTQRRELDQVKILSGVFAGVTTGAPIGLLIENQDQRSGDYSNIKDLFRPGHADYTYTHKYGVRDYRGGGRSSARETAMRVAAGAIARKYLQSRGIEVRGWLSQIGDIRVEKLDWDEIGNNPFFSPDADKVPQMEALITSLRSQGNSVGARVSVMAMGVPPGLGEPVFDRLDADLAHSLMSINAVKGVEIGDGFACVSQKGTEHRDEITPDGFLSNHAGGTLGGISSGQDVIAHIALKPTSSITTPGRSINGQGELVTVVTKGRHDPCVGIRAVPIAEAMMAITLMDHLMRHRAQNADVISPAPVV, from the coding sequence ATGGCAGGAAATAGTATAGGACAACTGTTCAGGGTCACTACCTTTGGGGAGTCCCACGGTCTGGCACTGGGTTGTATTGTTGATGGTTGTCCTCCCGGATTGCCATTAACAGAAGCGGATCTGCAGGTTGATCTGGATCGCCGTAAGCCTGGTACCTCCAGATTCACAACCCAACGTCGTGAGCTTGATCAGGTCAAGATCCTTTCTGGTGTTTTTGCGGGGGTGACTACCGGTGCTCCCATTGGCCTGTTAATTGAAAATCAGGATCAGCGCTCCGGGGATTACTCCAATATCAAGGATCTCTTCAGACCCGGTCATGCTGATTACACCTACACCCACAAATACGGTGTTCGGGATTATCGCGGTGGTGGTCGTTCATCCGCCAGGGAAACGGCCATGAGGGTGGCTGCCGGCGCTATTGCCCGCAAGTATCTGCAGTCTCGGGGTATTGAAGTGCGTGGCTGGCTGTCCCAGATCGGTGATATCCGTGTTGAAAAGCTTGACTGGGATGAGATTGGCAACAACCCATTCTTCTCACCGGATGCGGATAAGGTTCCGCAAATGGAAGCGTTGATTACCAGTCTTCGTTCACAAGGTAACTCCGTGGGAGCCCGGGTTTCCGTCATGGCTATGGGTGTTCCGCCCGGGCTGGGTGAGCCGGTCTTTGATCGCCTGGATGCGGATCTGGCGCACTCTTTGATGAGCATTAACGCGGTAAAGGGTGTGGAAATCGGTGACGGATTTGCCTGTGTCAGCCAGAAAGGCACCGAGCACCGGGATGAGATTACCCCGGATGGCTTCCTTTCCAACCATGCGGGTGGCACGTTGGGAGGTATTAGCTCTGGACAGGATGTTATTGCTCATATCGCCCTGAAGCCAACGTCCAGTATTACCACGCCGGGACGGTCGATTAACGGGCAGGGCGAGTTGGTAACGGTAGTGACCAAAGGGCGTCATGACCCCTGCGTCGGTATTCGTGCAGTACCCATTGCAGAAGCGATGATGGCGATTACCCTGATGGATCATTTGATGCGGCATCGGGCGCAAAATGCCGATGTCATCAGCCCGGCACCAGTGGTTTAG